A stretch of DNA from Staphylococcus equorum:
TCAAATGGTTCAAGTGCTTCTAACTTTCCATATAAGTGGTTCATTAGTTCTGGTACTTGTTCACCTTCGATGATTTCTTGTTCATCGTCACCTAAAATTTGTTCGTCACGGAAGAATAGCTCAGATAAAGGAACGATTTCTCCAGCATAACTCATTTCTTTTTGATAAAGCGCAACAAGTTTACGACCCCATTCCAAATCTGCTTCGTTTGGATTTTCAGGTAGTAATTCTGCTTTGATAAGGTGTGGTAAAGCTAATTCGAATACTGTTTCAGTATCTTTTTGTTTCATATATTGGTTATTCACCCATGCTAATTTTTGCTTGTCGAAAAATGCAGGTGATTTAGATAAACGTTTTTCATCGAAGATTTTAATGAATTCTTCTTTAGAATAAACTTCTTCTTCGCCTTCTGGTGACCAGCCTAACAATGTAATAAAGTTAAATAATGCTTCCGGTAAATAACCTAAATCACGATATTGTTCGATGAATTGTAGGATTTGTCCGTCACGTTTACTTAATTTTTTACGTTCTTCATTAACGATAAGTGACATATGCGCAAATCTAGGCGCTTCCCAATCAAACGTTTCATAAATCATTAATTGTTTTGGTGTATTAGAAATATGATCATCGCCGCGAATAACATCTGAAATTTCCATGTAGTGATCATCAATAGCTACTGCAAAATTGTACGTAGGTACACCATCTTTTTTAACAATAACCCAGTCACCCATATTATCTGAATCAAATGAAATTTCACCTTTAACCATATCTTCAAAAGTGAACGTTGTGTCTTTAGGAACACGGAAACGAATGGCAGGTTGACGACCTTCTGCTTCGAATTGTTGACGCTCTTCTTCAGTTAAGTGTGCATGTTTCCCACCATAACGTGGCATTTCTCCACGTTTGATTTGTTGTTCACGCTCAGCTTCAAGTTCTTCTTCAGTCATATAACATTTATACGCTTTGTCTTCATCTAATAATTGCTGAATAAGCGGATTATAGATCTCGCCACGTTCTGATTGGCGATAAGGGCCATAACCTTTATCTTTATCGACAGATTCGTCCCAATCGATGCCTAACCATTTTAAATTATCAAATTGTGAAGATTCGCCATCAGTTAGATTACGTTTACTGTCCGTATCTTCTATACGAATTACAAAATCTCCATCATAATGTTTAGCAAATAAATAGTTGAATAATGCAGTTCTTGCATTACCGATATGCAAATAACCTGTTGGACTTGGGGCATATCTAACTCTTACACGATCACTCATTATGTTCACTCCCGTTTTTAATATTAATTAGTAATGTTTTTATAGCGCTTTATGTTTCATCACTTGTTACACTCATACACACATCAAAAAAGCTGAACGTGTATCAACTTAACTTTATGTCGTTAACAATAATAATGACGCTCAACCATTAATAAGTTTGTTATTCTACGCTTATTAATAATACCATAGCTTATAATTTTTAAAAGTATCACTATCCAAAAAACTGTGTACTTTCACACACATGCTACACACTCGTCATTCCTTTTATAGTAATACAATTTCGCTATCTATTGTAGCACTTTAAAGCTTAATATGAAATCACTGTGCTTAAATCCAAAGTGATCAGCACACAATTTTTATAAAAATTATATTCAACTATCAAAAAAAGGTTTCATGTGAAACTGTAACAATTTTAGCTACATTTCATATAAAACCTTTAGTAATTTATTTAATTAATCTTTTTTGCAAAAATAATTCTTCCTGATGACGTTTGTAATAAACTGATTACTTCTAAATCAATATACTCACCGATATGTTTCTTGGCATTATCTACAACAACCATTGTTCCATCATCTAAGTATCCAACTGCTTGTCCTGATTCTTTACCCATTTTAGTAAGTAATAAGTTAAAACGGTCACCTTGATGTACTGAAGGTTTAATCGCTTCGGATAAATCATTAACATTTAACGCTTGAATACCTTGCACATGACACACTTTATTGAGGTTGAAATCAGTAGTGATAATATGTGCTCTGTAGTGCTGTGCTAACTTAATTAACATTGCATCGATGTCACTATGAGACTTCGTCGGATGAATAATACGCGTAGGATGATTAGTATCATATAGTGAATTCAAAATATCTAACCCTCGTTGACCCTTTTCACGTTTCACACTGTCATTTGCATCAGCAACAACTTGCAATTCATTGATGACACCTTGTGGTATGAGTATTTCACCATCAATAAAACCACACTCTATAATATCTAAAATGCGACCATCTATAATAGCACTTGTATCAATAATTTTTGGCACTGCATTACGTGCGTTAATAGACATCGAGCGCGCCATATTTTCCGGGAAGAACAATAACATTTCATCACGTTTGCGTAAGCCAAATTGAAAACCGAAATAACCTAAAATAATTGTAACAATGATTGGCACAAAATGATTCAACACATTATTACCTATAATTTGAAAAATAAATGATATCATAACAGAAATAACTAAACCGATCATCAGTCCAATTGTAGCAAACAAAATTTCTACAGCACTTTGACGCATTATAGTTTGTTCTAATTCTTTCAACGATAATGTCGCTTTTTTAATAAACCAACCAAAAATTAAAAAGAAAATAACAATACCAAGTAGTCCATTGAAATAGTTATTAGTTAATAACATATAATCACTTAATCCAGTATCCACAGCAATTTCTGGAATAAGATATACGCCTAAACTAGCGCCTAAAATAACATAACACAAAATAACAATGATTCTTATCATGTTCAAGTTCTAACACCCCTTTCTCTATAAAGTTATACAGATTAAATGTTTTCTCATCTGTAGATTTTGGGAATTTACTTTATTGTTTTGTCAAAGCGTATTTTAAGGCTTCGTGAACACTTTTCACGCCAATGACCTTAATATCACTAGGGAATTGCCAGCCGCCAATATTGGATTCTGGAATAATAATACGTTTAAATCCGAGTTTCTCTGCTTCCTGTACACGTTGCTCTATACGAGATACGCGTCTCACTTCTCCAGTCAGTCCAACTTCTCCTATAAAGCAATCTAAACCATCTACTGTTAGATCTTTAAAGCTTGAAGCAGTTGCCACAATGATACCTAAATCAACAGCAGGTTCTGTTAATCTTACACCACCTGCAACTTTAATATACGCATCTTGTTGTTGCAGTAAATAATTTTCTTTTTTCTCCAAGACTGCCATCAACAGACTCAAACGATTGTGATCAATACCCGTTGCCATCCGTCTAGGATTATTAAATGTCGTTGGCGTAACAAGAGCTTGAACTTCTATGAGTAAGGGTCTCGTGCCTTCCATTGTAGAGACGATAGTCGAGCCAGGCACATTTGTCGAACGTTCTTCTAAAAACATCTCGGATGGGTTTTTAACACCTTTCAATCCGCTTTGTTTCATTTCAAAAATACCCATTTCATTTGTAGAACCAAAACGGTTTTTCACCGCTCTCAAAATACGATATGCATGGTGTTCGTCACCTTCGAAATAAAGTACTGTATCTACCATGTGTTCTAATAAACGTGGACCAGCAATTTGACCTTCTTTTGTTACATGTCCCACAATAAATGTTGCAATATTCATTTGTTTAGCAATGTTCATTAAGCTTTGTGTACTTTCTCTTACTTGAGACACTGAGCCTGGTGCTGAACTAATTTCCGGATGGAATATCGTTTGGATTGAGTCAACTACAAGTAAATCCGGTTTTAATTGTTTTACTGTTTCGTGAATGACTTCTAAATCAGTTTCTGCAAATACATTAAGTTCGCTTGAATCTTCATCCAATCTTTCAGCTCTTAGCTTAGTTTGATTTAATGATTCCTCACCTGTTATGTATAAGACGTTATGCGATTGTGATAGTGCCGCACATATTTGTAATAGTAATGTTGATTTCCCTATACCAGGGTCTCCACCAATCAATACGAGCGAACCATTAACGATACCTCCGCCGAGCACACGATTAAATTCGTCTGACTTGGTTTTAACACGTGGTGTCGTTTCTTGTTTAATTTCATTTAACTTCTGTACTTTTGAAACGTTGTCGCGATCACGACTGCGCACGCCATGTTTTGGACTTGCCGCCTTTTGCTCAACAATTTCTTCCATTTGGTTCCAGCCACCACAATTTGGACATTTGCCCATCCATTTTGCGGACTGATAACCACATGCCATACATTCAAAAACAACTTTCTTCTTGGCCACTATTGCACCTCCATCTTTCATTGAACAAATCTATTTTATACCTCAACCTGTTTAAAAACAAATTTTAATCTTATTTAACTCACTGCGGTCTTTACGATTAGTCTTTTCAATTACATTTGCTCATACCTGTCTCTAACTTCACTTACATTAAAGCTGTTTTTATAAAATACCATGCATAGATATATACTACCAATAATATTATAAATTTATCGAATGAAAATGATATCCTAGTTTTTAAAGAATGATTTAAATTTTCTATTATTAAATAAAAAGCGCCTCTCAAAGGCGAACTAACACATTTGAGAGGCGCTATAATCTAAAAAGCTCACTTTTAGTGATTAAACTTATGATTCTGTTGTTTCTTTATCTTTCTTTTTTTCTTTTCTATCTTGAATATTATATTTAAATTCTTTGCCATCATGATCAATTTCGACTTTTTTACCTTCAATTTGATTACCGTCTAAAATTAATTCACTTAGGTTATCTTCTACTGTTTTTTGAATTGCACGAATTAATGGTCTAGCACCATACTCTGGATCGTAGCCTTCTTCAGCAATTTTTTCTTTTGCGGCATCTGTAACTTCGATGTTGATATCTTGTTCAGATAGACGACCTGTTAGTTTGTTAATCATCATTGTTACAATTTCTTTCAATTCTTCTTTAGAAAGTTTGTGGAATACAATAGTATCATCAACACGGTTTAAGAATTCTGGACGGAAAGCATTTTTCAATTCTTTCATCATTGTGTTACGAATTGTTTCGTAATCTTGGCCTTCTGATGCGCCACCGAAACCTGCAAAGCGTTGATCTTGTAATTCTTGTGCACCAACGTTTGATGTCATAATAATTACTGTATTACGGAAATCTACACGACGTCCTTTTGTATCAGTAAGATGTCCATCATCAAGCACTTGTAACAAGATGTTAAATACATCTGGATGTGCTTTTTCAATTTCATCAAATAAGATAACTGAATAAGGTTTACGTCTTACTTTTTCAG
This window harbors:
- a CDS encoding PIN/TRAM domain-containing protein is translated as MNMIRIIVILCYVILGASLGVYLIPEIAVDTGLSDYMLLTNNYFNGLLGIVIFFLIFGWFIKKATLSLKELEQTIMRQSAVEILFATIGLMIGLVISVMISFIFQIIGNNVLNHFVPIIVTIILGYFGFQFGLRKRDEMLLFFPENMARSMSINARNAVPKIIDTSAIIDGRILDIIECGFIDGEILIPQGVINELQVVADANDSVKREKGQRGLDILNSLYDTNHPTRIIHPTKSHSDIDAMLIKLAQHYRAHIITTDFNLNKVCHVQGIQALNVNDLSEAIKPSVHQGDRFNLLLTKMGKESGQAVGYLDDGTMVVVDNAKKHIGEYIDLEVISLLQTSSGRIIFAKKIN
- the radA gene encoding DNA repair protein RadA — its product is MAKKKVVFECMACGYQSAKWMGKCPNCGGWNQMEEIVEQKAASPKHGVRSRDRDNVSKVQKLNEIKQETTPRVKTKSDEFNRVLGGGIVNGSLVLIGGDPGIGKSTLLLQICAALSQSHNVLYITGEESLNQTKLRAERLDEDSSELNVFAETDLEVIHETVKQLKPDLLVVDSIQTIFHPEISSAPGSVSQVRESTQSLMNIAKQMNIATFIVGHVTKEGQIAGPRLLEHMVDTVLYFEGDEHHAYRILRAVKNRFGSTNEMGIFEMKQSGLKGVKNPSEMFLEERSTNVPGSTIVSTMEGTRPLLIEVQALVTPTTFNNPRRMATGIDHNRLSLLMAVLEKKENYLLQQQDAYIKVAGGVRLTEPAVDLGIIVATASSFKDLTVDGLDCFIGEVGLTGEVRRVSRIEQRVQEAEKLGFKRIIIPESNIGGWQFPSDIKVIGVKSVHEALKYALTKQ
- the gltX gene encoding glutamate--tRNA ligase → MSDRVRVRYAPSPTGYLHIGNARTALFNYLFAKHYDGDFVIRIEDTDSKRNLTDGESSQFDNLKWLGIDWDESVDKDKGYGPYRQSERGEIYNPLIQQLLDEDKAYKCYMTEEELEAEREQQIKRGEMPRYGGKHAHLTEEERQQFEAEGRQPAIRFRVPKDTTFTFEDMVKGEISFDSDNMGDWVIVKKDGVPTYNFAVAIDDHYMEISDVIRGDDHISNTPKQLMIYETFDWEAPRFAHMSLIVNEERKKLSKRDGQILQFIEQYRDLGYLPEALFNFITLLGWSPEGEEEVYSKEEFIKIFDEKRLSKSPAFFDKQKLAWVNNQYMKQKDTETVFELALPHLIKAELLPENPNEADLEWGRKLVALYQKEMSYAGEIVPLSELFFRDEQILGDDEQEIIEGEQVPELMNHLYGKLEALEPFEAAEIKKTIKEVQKETGIKGKQLFMPIRVAVTGQMHGPELPNTIEVLGKEKVLLRLKNYVK